In Alosa alosa isolate M-15738 ecotype Scorff River chromosome 10, AALO_Geno_1.1, whole genome shotgun sequence, the genomic stretch attATTCCCTATCTCCATGCCTTGTTCTTTctgtctgttcatctctctctccccctcttatCTCTGGACTCGCTGTCTCTTCATCtccaagttctctctctctccctctctctctctccctttttcccaCCTCAGTTTGTAGTTGCTGGAGTTGTTTTCAGCAGAATCTCATTTGAAATCGTTTTAGATTGGGAGAAGGAACGTTTTTATAGGACTCCAGAGTGAACTATGAGAAGAGAAGCTTCTGTGTTTTTAATCCTGATTTTATGACTTCTTTCAGCAGGAGCTTGTGAGTAATATAATAGAATCTTGTCTGTAAATGATAATGATTTTTGTGTGGGGGCGGGAGGGTCGAGGGTCTGATGCTACCCCCCTCCCTCGTCTGAGAGCCCCtggtggggggggttggggatTGACATGTTGGTGGCGTTAGCTGAAACTTTGTGGCACTGCCTAGAATCGACGACTTCCTTCCCCAAGGACTTGCAGAGCCCCGGACGCTTCATTTGATTGACATGCTCAGAGTAGAGTGCACACTATGACCTGCATgttctctcagtctgtctggcTCCCAAcaacgtgtgtctgtgtgtgtgtgtgtgtgtgtcctgagtcTGATCATGTAATGGGAGTTTGACAAAGCTGTGTCTGACTAGTGGTACAGGTAAAGccagatttatgtgtgtgtttgcaccctaaaagatacacacacacacacacacacacacacacacacacacacacacacacacactaaatgacaCACAACAGCCTAAATGACTGCTGCTcgctgggcagtgtgtgtgtgtttacagagaGAGCGGCTGTTTcaggctgcagtgtgtgtgtgtttgtttgaggagTGGGGTCCAGCACCTCAGGTTGCACTGATGGCTTCCTCCCCAATTCTTTAAAGATCAGAACGGATCAGGTCTCCTCTCTAGTACATAAACTATCAGATACCTGATCACATCTCCTCTCTAGTACATAAACCACAGATAACTGATCAGATCTCACAGCCAGGCtgcatttccacacacacactcacacatacactcacatcaGGCTGCATCTCCACTCTAATACATAAACTAGAGATAACGCATCACACCTCTCAGctgcatctccacacacacacacactttctccctcaCATCAGGctgcatctccacacacacccctcacatcAGGCTGCATCTCCACACACATCCCTCACATCAGGCTGCATCTCCACTCTAATCTGCATCTCACCCAGCAGCTGCTCGGCTTCGCTTTTCCTTATCAACCACTTCACTTCCTGGTTACGGCTGATGGAGTCTTGTTCACTACGCCTGATGGAGTCTTGCTCACTACGCCTGATGGAGTCTTGCTCACTTCTGCTTGCGAGACGCAGCGACTTTGGGTCACTACACCAGCAGTAGAGGgtttctgcttgtgtgtgtgtgtgtcagatggatTGAGAGTTGAATCATTTCTGCAAAGACATTTGACACCTGAAGGAGTGGCAGGCAACAACCCCTCTGAATGCAGAGGTGATTACGACGGACTGACTGACCGACCTTCACCACTTTCTGTCGGAGGAGGTCTGCCggctcctctctgtgtctcttttttAACTTAGAAGTCTAATATATGGATGTGagctactgtaaaaaaaataaaatctcccAGGATACCCACATCACTTCCTCAATGAGCATGCTCTGTCAATCAGTATAGGTGGTAAAGAATCTCAGCCAATCAGTATAGGTGGGGGTGGGTAAAGAATCAGTATAGGTGAGCAAAAGCCCAAGGTGAGCTTTACACATGCAGAAACTCACACATGGTTAAGATCACACATCATGGGGCTGTGTTGCCAGGTAGGTTAACATCACACATCATGGGGCTGCGTTGCCAGGtaggttaaaggagaattccggtgtgatcttgacctaaagtgtattgaaacatgataccgagtgtaaacgtatgtctcatagcccatctcgacttgtcccctgcactccaaaatctggcgctagttagccgatgctaccaacagctttttcaatagtggtgcttcggcatcgggctagccatgcaaataaatcactgttttacacccatttacgaggctcaatgtatccatgcatttccactgaattatttttggaatctgatcccttatcatacctgttcattcttactcgtcgctcgacttatcgtgactaaattcaagatggctgcaaacgctaaactttgtgaagatactgtctgtataaatcgtcttgtaagtaaactgccagtgctttttcaaagttatcaatgccgaagcaccaccactattgaaaaagcttttggtagcatcggctaactagcgccagattttggagtgcaggggacaagtcgagatgggctatgagacatacgttcacactcggtatcatgttctaatacactttaggtcaatatcacaccggaattctcctttaagatcaCACATCATGGGACTGTGTTGCCAGGTAGGTTAAGATCACACATCATGGGGCTGTGTTGCCAAGTTAAGATCACACATCATGGGGGTGTGCtgccagtggggtatactacgaagcacgttagacatatctaggctatgtagacatattgaggcttgacaaagccttgactcaggggtatacgttaagtgatactatgATTGCAGTTacgtgatatatttgtcaaactaggcttttagctcagatctgtgcgcgttctcggtgttgggatgactttggccaatcgtgtaacgtggagacgcacaagaccgcctctatttaaaaacaattacttccgcattcatgagcaaTAGCTTAAtttacactgcggtcattttttgtgtctaacctataacatcaaataaatcaattgtcatcagttgtatggtatgcacgtccatagtgggatatttgcacgcacagcactattaaagcgcattcgagatccaaaatgttagtagaggcggagctccacctgtaagatatatgacagaatcctacacgtgtgagaacttcgtttttaagacaattgattggtcagtgggcggtagattacacgatttgagctataatttagcacataacctccttccgaccaggtttggttgacagcataagttaccatggtgaaatagcgacactaaaacagatccactttcgtgtcacagcatagcctggctttgagcgcaacatacctcgctaacccactaatcgagattcgtagtacaccccacaggTAGGTTAAGATTACACATCATGGAGCTGTGTTGCCAGGTAGGTTAAGATCACACATTATGGGGCTGTGTTGCCAGGTTAAGATCACACATCATGAGGCTGTGTTGCCAGGTTAAGATCACACATCATGAGGCTGTTTTGCCAGGTAGGTTAAGATCACACATCATGGGGCTGTGTTGCCAGGTAGGTTAAGATCACACATCATGGGGCTGTGTTGCCAGGTTAAAATTGGTTAAGATCAGGATGAACTGATGTTGTGCTAACGGACACAGATGGACACAGCACACACGTTTTAGTGAAAGTAAGCCTCACACAGCTGTTTTATTGTCCCATGGGATAAAATACTGCTTTAGAggtttcttgtttgtttgtcttcctGAATCCCCAGGAGCCGTGTCTCAGCTCtgagcagtctgtgtgtgtgtgtgtgtgtgtgtgtgtgtgcggcacgGGCTCACTAAAGGCAGCGCTTCAGCGCTTCACACCTTACAAAACATCACAGACTGCTTTCATCTCTCTAGGACTCTTAAATAACACATCATAGCAGGGGCCACACACTTTAAATACAAATCAAATTGTACAGGTTTTTTGCATTACTTCATTTACACTGGtttttaaaaatacacatgTACAAGGGGGCTGAATTCTCTGGACACATGCATAACCTTCATATAGTATATATAAATGCAGTCGTACACACCCACGTAAACTTCAAAAACTCCAGTCATCGTCTGTGATTTGACCAATTTCTTCCTGGCAAAGGTATGAGATCAAGATGACTTCTAAACAAAGAGGTCCGTCTCTGGACGCAAGGAGATGCTCtgttgctgctgtgtgtgtgtgtgtgtgtgtgtctcagacgTAAAGGTAGCCTCAATGGTTTCAGTGCAGGACATCTTTGTCACACACTACAAAGTACACACATTTCAAAAGCTTTCAGCAGAGAGCGGGGTGTCGggggccaaaaaaaaaatagtaacggAGTACGAGCATCCAACCAATCACTTTCAGAAACTCATCCTATCCCTGTCGTGCAACCACATGTGCAGACTCCATATTTTGGGAGAGGAGGGGCTGTGGAGAGAACCCTCAAGTGAAGAGGTGGATTGGGAGAATGAGAGTCGGCCAGTCACTAAAGACTACAGTAAAGGAGCAGGTCACCTTTTGGGAGTCACTGAAGACGAGGTTCCCTCTACAGTAAAGGACGCCACCTTTTGGGAAATAAGCTTATGTGCTGTCTACCCTAGAGTTAGATTAGAGGACACATATCCTTCTCTTCTTTGTGAGCGCAATAACTCAGTCTGACACCATTAGCATAGCGTAGCATAactcactggaagtgggttaggCCAGGTAGCCTTTCAGCCATAGGCTAACTGTAGGCTAACTGGTTATTGCACTCATAGAGAAGAGaaggatatactgtatatcctcTTGTCTATCTCTAGGGTAGATGGCAAATAAGTTATTGACTCTTAACTTTAAGATGATGTCCCTCACTAGTTAAGTCACTGACTATCTTTAAAGTGATGTCCCCCGACTAGTTAAGTCACTGACTATCTTTAAAGTGATGTCCCCCGACTAGTTAAGTCATTAACTATCTTTAAAGTGATGTCCCCGACTAGTTAAGTCATTAACTATCTTTACGCAGTGGCCCCCCTGTAGTAAAGACTCTAACTCTGTATTTAAGGGGCGTTACCCGGTCAATATGAGAACTGAAGATTTGTTGTGATCTTGAGAACATTCACAAGTGACACTTTGTGTCAACATAACTTAGCACAAGCACAGCAGTTCATGTACAAtccataaaaaaacaatataggAAACATAATTGTTTAACATGTGAAGACGAACATGTACAGATGGCAAGTACTGCAGTATTTAAAGAACAAATACAATCTAAAACACGCTCCAAGGTCGGTCGGCCCATAAATTAGAAGGAAATATATATACACCTGTCGTTCCATGACAGGTCGGTTCAAAGTCTTTTAAAATGGGCAGAACCGTTCTACCCTATGGTTCCAGAGAGATCCGGCGTGACGGTGTGTCGCCGCTGTTGGAACGTCTCTGGCCTTTAAGTTGCTCCACCTCACCTGTGGTGACGCTCCACCTCACCTGTGGTTGCGCTGTGTGGAGACGCTCCATCTCACCTGTGGTTGCGCTGTGTGGAGACGCTCCATCTCACCTGTGGTTGCGCTGTGTGGAGACGCTCCACCTCACCTGTGGTTGCGCTGTGTGGAGACGCTCCACCTCACCTGTGGTTGCGCTGTGGTGACGCTCCACCTCACCTGTGGTTTGGGTCCTTTAGCTTATttagttgtttatttatttattcttctaGTCACTCGTTCCTCTCAAGCGTCACATGGACTGCCATTGGTCAGTGTTTCCTCTGAGTGGACTGAGTCCCTCGCATCTGGATTTCACTCGGAAAATCTCCGTCTCTGAGTTCTTACATTCTAGAGGAGAACGCACGCTGTGCACACACGCCATTCTGGGGATGCAGGGAACACACACcatagctacacacacacacacacacacacacacacacacacacacacacacacacacccctgctgcTACATAGGCAATTTCGGGGCAgcggttaacacacacacacagctcccaaCAAGTGAGCTTATAGTCGTCATAGAGATGCTCCACTGATGCATTCTCACTACCAgatattctatatatatatatatatatatatatatatatatatatatatatatatatatatatatatatatatatatatatatatatatagacacacacacacacacacacacacagttgatcaGCGGATTAGTGGCTTTGTTCCCTTGGGCAGGTCAGTGCCCCATGGCGTTGTGGCGCCGGTGAGTGTAGAGTGGCAGTGCCCTGGGGGACCCTGTGAGTGTGTAGAGTGGCAGTGCCCTGGGGGACCCTGTGGTGGGCTAGATGTAGCTGGAGGGGCTGAAGTTGGCGTTGCCCCTGACATGGCTGAGGTGGGCGATGGCCCGGCTGTAGGCCGTGTGCACAGACTTGCGCACGTTGGGCTTCTTCCCCTCCACCAGCCGCAGCTTGTCCACCGCGTCGTCCAGGCCCAGGCGGTGCAGCTTGTCCCGAGGAAGCCACTGCCTGAGGGGGGAACACAGTCACGGAATTAGGGCCCAGGCCACACAGTCACGCCATTATGACCACACAGTCAAGGCATTATGACCACACAGTCAAGGCATTATGACCACACCGTCATGGAATTAGGGCCCAGGCCACACAGTCACGGCATTATGACCACAGAGTCACGTCATTATGACATTACGGCCACACAGTCACGTCATCACGACCACACAGTCACGTCATCACGACCACACAGTCACGTCATCACGGCATTATGACCACACAgccggggcagccgtggcctactggttagcactctggacttgtaaccggagggttgccggttcgaaccccgaccagtaggcacggctgaagtgcccttgagcaaggcacctaacccctcactgctccccaagcgccgccattgtagcaggcagctcactgattagtgtgtgcttcacctcgctgtgtgtacactgtgtgctgagtgtgtttcactaattcacggattgggataaatgcagagaccaaagatcaaaagagtatatatacttatacatacttaTACAGTCACGGCATTATGACCACACAGTTAACCATCATTACGGGCACACAGTTAACCATCATTACGACCACACAGTTAACCatcattattacacggctcttcataatgctgaagaatgctccattcacttgaatgggccttcccaacgttcggtggtctgctaattctcaataacagaccgtttctaagtataacagaccgctgtcaatttgtgcttctatttcacgtctttcatatcactacgcaaggactcgAACTTATTCAAAAGTgacagttgatcagctgtgttctaaagaatgtttaatTCAAGGTCACCGTGTGCTGTtgtcaaactatttgtttctcaccaaaagccacaatgaaacggtaacaaataggctatagcctaggctatgtaggctaaagagtcacatcgtggggagtttattgtttcattttggcaagtagccgtgcaataagcaggataatgtatagaacgcctgtcattattgggaaaataagtcccaccAGGGCTGAAGacccggttcgccctgtcgggactattattttcccaataataaccggcgttctatatattatcccttacttacgAGCACACAGTTAACCATCATTACTACCACACAGTTAACCATCATTACGACCACACAGTTAACCATCATTACGGGCACAATCGGACTGTTTACTAGGTTTGCACTTTAAAGACAAAATTTAAGAATAATCACAGACCAAGGCCAAAACCAAATCaggcaataattattgaactAGGCAAAATGGCCTCCTTTTTTTTAGAACAAAATTATATGATTTAAGAGTGCTGCCATCTCACCAGGTCCTCTTGGTGTCGAAGAAGAGCACGAGGAAGAGTTTATCTTCGCACTCGGCCTGCCGTTGCTCGCCCAGTTTCAGCACCTCTCTGGGTGGCACGGGGATGGGCACGCCGTTATGGAGCAGCCCCTCCCGCGGCATGCACGGGTCCAccatctgcacacacagagggcgTTAGCTTATAGCACAGAGGCTAGGGTAGCATTAGCTTATAGCCTAGAGGCTGAAGCAGAGTTAGCTTATAGCACAGAGGTTAAGGTGGAGTTAGCTTACAGCTCAGAGGCTAAGGTAAGTTAGCTTATAGCACAGAGGCTAAGGTAGAGTTAGCTTACAGCTCAGAGGCTAAGGTAGAGTTAGCTTATAGCACAGAGGCTAAGGTAGTGTTATCTTATAGCACAGCAGCTAAGGTAGAATTAGCTTATAGCATAGAGGCCAAGAAAGAGTTAGCTTATAGCACAGAGGTGGTAGAATTAGCTTATAGCAAAGAGGCTAAGGTAGTGTTATcttatagcacagcatctaagGTACAATTAGCTTATAGCATAGAGGCTAAGGTAGCATTAGATACACCTtcatcagttgtgtgtgtgtgtgtctcctcaccATGGCGGGGTAAGAGGGGTACCCTCTGCACTTTGCCCACACCAGGTGGAGGGGCGCCaggtcctcctcctctccctcatggGACTCCAGCAAGCCCTCACCTGGAGGCATCAGATGGGAGTGAGACGCACAGAGGACAGAGCTGACAAAATGGGACTGAATGGGACAAACAGTAAAATAACAGTACCAGAATATTTTCATGTCctaaatattgcatttctgTAGTGCAGTACTATGTAGTGCAATAGTTTTGTCCAAAATACAGTACTAGAATATTTTCATGTCctaaatattgcatttcctGCATATGAACTGCGAATAATTCCTCAAAAACGCTTGACACTAGAAATAATGCAGTAAGCGGCAAGGTGCACACACTCACCGACATCCATCATGAAATCATTACAGCAATGTTAGGAACAGTTGTACACACATATAACCCCTAGATTACACATGGGGTTTCATGAGAGCTGAAAACTACACAGGGAATTATAACCAAGTCACACTTGTGCTTAAAGACCTTATCCTCCTGGAAGAGAAGACCACAGCTATGAGTCTGGACCCTTCTTAGCACCCAAACCAATACTTAACCTTCAAGTAGGTCTTACCAATCAAGATGGCGATTAGGTGAGGGAATACACGCCCTAAACGTACGCCATTTTAAAAAGTTGATCTGAGCTGATGTACACTATTTTTAAAAGTGGTTGTTTGGAGCTGAGCTGAAGGTTTCTTTTGTCTGAGAGAATTGCAACCCAAACTCAGTCAGTTTCTGTCACCCGACTTCCTCAGATGGAAACCACAGAACTttctgacagacagagagaaagacacggAGGTTTCGCTCTATTTAGGTCATCGTGAGTCTTGAATCACATTCTGGTTACCACCAAGTAACAAGTTCAATTTGTTTTACCTTTTAGCAGATCTTGTACACTGTGACCGTCCACAAATGTGTGCttttacataggcctacatttccgtcAATTCAATACAATACAATTCCGTACTGCCATAATGTTGACATCACACATCTTAAGAATTTAAATAGGACAAACTTAACATAGACAATGTAAATGTTCTTGTGTTGGGGTAAAAGTGGCAGGTGCTTTGCTTTGAGGGCATCAGAAAACAAAATCCACATCAGACCAACGTGTAACACAGAACTTCACAATGACTTCCCTACAGCCGaactgcaggctgtgtgtgtgatccttcACACCAtaaaaggctgtgtgtgtgtgtgtgtgtgtgtgtgtgtgtgtgtgtgatcctacACAACACAaaaggctgtgtgtatgtgtgtgtgatcctacACACCACAAACATCAGACGCAGAAACGGCCGACTTCCCCAGGTCATCTGAGGGCACATTCTACACACTAACAGCCAATCACGAAGCAAGTTAGCAGAAATTAGAGGTACAGTCCGAATGCTAATCCCAAACACCTTTTTAGTCAAATTCAGCGAGTTGCTCTTTATTAAACTCTATTTAGTTAGTAAATCCATTCCTAGCTATTGAGGCCAATTGGGCCGGCGCTTATGTCTGGTTTCCATGGTGATAAGACAATGCAGCTTTGACCAAGGGCATGACGTGCAGATGATGTGTCTTGTCCAAAGGCACGACGTGCAACATCAAGTCATCATCTGGGACTCAAACCAGAGATCTTAGGACTGCCAGCCCAACCCCTTAGACCACTGAGCTACACGCTCTACAAACTCTCTATTCATAATAATAaactttgattaaaaaaaaagattaatgaaTTAATGTGGGTTTTGATTAGGAATATATGAAGAGTGGACCTAAGGAATTTTAGAGCCACTATTGACTGTACTGTTACAACGCTATTTACTTTACGTCTATTGACTTTACCTTTACAATGTTATTTACTTTTGCTATTGACTAATAAATACTTGAGTTCCCTGCACTCTAATTCATCAATTTGTCTATTTAACTACTTTACGTTAATAAACTTTAATGGTTGAAGACGAGCTGTTCCCAAAAACAGCTTCAATCCAACTGACTTGGTGGTGTTAGGAGCTCAGACACAGGATGGGATGAAGGCCATTTAACGGCGGGGAGGGAGTAGGACCATTGGACTGACCTGTGCCGATGTCCCCGTTCTCCAGATCTGCCGCAGGTGCTTTGGAGAGGGCCGGCTTGCCTCGGCTGCGTTTGGGAGGAGGCgagctgcgcacacacacacacacacacacacacacacacacacacacacacacacacacacacacacacaccaggaagtGGGTTGGCATGTTGAAGTGAAAGTGCTTGAGTTGGTGTTAAACTGGAACAGAAACAATGCCCCCCTCACCTGTGGgtttcatgagtgtgtgtgccactcTCCAGGGAGTCGGGGGAGTCGTCTCTGTGCTTCTTACACCCGTTAGTCAAGGCTGGGGAGAAGGAAAGCACCTCAacatcactacactacactgacTAAGAGATCAGCATTCAACACCTCAATATTTTAACAGATCAGCATAACACAACATCACCACTAAACACTTACAGATCATCAATCAACACATCACCACCACTAAACTCCTACAGATCACCATGCAACACAACAACATCACCattaaacactcaaacacttAGAGATCATCAATCAacacatcatcaccaccactaaACACCGACACATCACCATGCACCACGTTAACATCAGGCATCCACACACCAACACTTAAGATTAGAAATAGTTTAATTCTAGGACTGGTAAGTGATGCAAAGGAGTTCCCTTTGGTTTCTCTTACCGCTGTctttgaagggtgtgtgtgtgtgtgtgtgtgtgtccaagtccAAGGTTGGCTTGTGGGTCTGTGGGGCCAGGGCAGGGGctggcacaggtgtgtgtgtgttctggcttTCGGAGTCGGAGCTGGGCCCTCTGGACCTCAGGTGCCGGGGTGAGGAGGGGACGGGTTCTGTGGGCGGTTCTGCTTTAGAGACGGGTTCTGTGGGCGGTTCTGCTTTAGAGACGGGTTCTGTGGGTGGGTCTCCTTTAGAGACGGGTTCTGTGGGCGGTTCTGCTTTAGAGACGGGTTCTGTGGGCGGTTCTGCTTTAGAGACGGGTTCTGGTTCTGAGTGGAAGCGTTCGGGCCGATCAGGGGCGTGTTCCATGTGGCCCTTCTCCACTCCGCCCCCATTCACCAGCCCCACAGGCTCCGCCTTCCTCTGCCGCGCGCCGTTCTTGGCCTTCTTAAACAGGACAGACGTGCGGCGGCCCACTCCCATCACCGTGGCAACGCTTGGCACAGTCGAGTAGGGCAGTCCATTCTCGCCCCCCTCGGGCAGGTTTGGGGTCTCCCCGACCTCTGCTTGGGGGGTCTCTGCCTTGTCTGACCCCACCCCCTGGCCCTCTACACGCCTGCGACCCCTGCCTCGTGAGCGCGCCGCCAGGCGCGTgccctgggtgtgtgtgcccgtgGGCGTGCCTGCTGTGTCCGTGCCCTCCGGTCGCCCTGCCGTGCgcgtgccagtgtgtgtgcctggcgtgtgtgtgcccgtgctCTCTGGCCCCAGGGAAGGGGCTAGGGGAGGGGCATCCCCAGGCAGGGGGGAGGAGGCGGGGCATGATGGAGTTGTAGGGGGAGGGGTTTTAGGTTTGTGGTTTTCTGTAGGGAAGAGAAAATAAATCAGGTGAGTCAAACGAACGTCCAACTTTTATTACACCGTGGACAAAAGATAGCCATATAAGGCTTAGTATCTGGCCAGATTTATCATCTGCAAATCTGCAGAAATTCATACTTCCTGGATAGTTGTCAGAAATCATCTAGTAGCCTGAATGGACGGGTACGATGCGCTATAATGCAGCATCtagctatctagctatctatgtATCTAGCTATCcctctatctagctatctagctATCCCTCTAT encodes the following:
- the LOC125302376 gene encoding bromodomain and PHD finger-containing protein 3-like, with the translated sequence MRKIRRRGGPAGSGGFGRGRGRGRGRGGHHSYDDPNLQLRPHSPCRLNLSVTRETLTYAQAQKMVEVELDGRLHRINISDPLSVITEDEMTAQDLAECNSNKENSEQTPAHTIHTFTRVASGLSADTCLFRLNKICTGVAVQRKNQFMQRLHNYWLLKRHSRNGVPLIRRLHTHLQNQRAADQREPDEKLQAVREELKYWQKLRQDLEKARLLVELIRKRERLKREQMKVQQAALELQLTPGLVLLRSTLDQLQEKDSAGIFTTPVSLKEVPDYLEFVSEPMDFSTMRRLLEEGQPGWNVWARTSGGRTKRIRLLRREVNSLRHKLSHRRRLPTPLCTSPLKEEDEEQDQEQEEAEAGREAKSKEEYATIPSQTPENHKPKTPPPTTPSCPASSPLPGDAPPLAPSLGPESTGTHTPGTHTGTRTAGRPEGTDTAGTPTGTHTQGTRLAARSRGRGRRRVEGQGVGSDKAETPQAEVGETPNLPEGGENGLPYSTVPSVATVMGVGRRTSVLFKKAKNGARQRKAEPVGLVNGGGVEKGHMEHAPDRPERFHSEPEPVSKAEPPTEPVSKAEPPTEPVSKGDPPTEPVSKAEPPTEPVSKAEPPTEPVPSSPRHLRSRGPSSDSESQNTHTPVPAPALAPQTHKPTLDLDTHTHTHTPFKDSALTNGCKKHRDDSPDSLESGTHTHETHSSPPPKRSRGKPALSKAPAADLENGDIGTGEGLLESHEGEEEDLAPLHLVWAKCRGYPSYPAMMVDPCMPREGLLHNGVPIPVPPREVLKLGEQRQAECEDKLFLVLFFDTKRTWQWLPRDKLHRLGLDDAVDKLRLVEGKKPNVRKSVHTAYSRAIAHLSHVRGNANFSPSSYI